A genomic segment from Brienomyrus brachyistius isolate T26 chromosome 9, BBRACH_0.4, whole genome shotgun sequence encodes:
- the si:dkey-79d12.4 gene encoding uncharacterized protein si:dkey-79d12.4 isoform X5: MEVISDPEVFLDMDVAAEEVVMEDEVGAEVVLQASVDDVNRVHSLDLLSPSNLEQLWYPEDSSEDEHGFEEHRLAQSEKDNMGASCYQDGCLCWECGKCFQSLQMLMQHFRTHKAQVRCNMCRVTFRRMVSLSLHLENVHNNIVLYCTACHLAFKSKWEFNKHLEKHSGFELTPVVVGSLPKSYTSSEISEEIKSELGGLATKLENCETDSFSIPPGENLRNSIQESSSLPALVAKDHAYENRTDNGTVTTNYALRVRHTKTVTMVFPRESLPESAHQKKVQFFVFRNVDRDQEGTEEGGLDEREEVLQEEGEEKDVKPDPSSLIPPLPETLVSSGCKNPNSQVKQEGVISDSRALMWEGAPVEEEDEFLDDNHSDGGQSVHSQNSDSDSDVSESSTESISSGNSSGSSYHPPQRRVRKCNKKVAVCSICNTFFPDTNALIDHNVRTHPSIKPSRMYVCDSCREVFPQQDIYRSHQCPMKTTTKNQTLLSVPASTSNFFPDPASTPTTTSDPNASSWKDITSIPVMTSRLRPAVTSTAMSINLVTSSSSLVSIPSSNQGSCDVAVREPVRLSVPCPLQNPTLVCPVSMSSGSGLQLPSIMLPSSAPSSQSASMPVMATVVLSGSNAVGRVARVVLQSQGLAFPTPTLTQTVSPKQPVSLSSVPSQVKTVNQTQALPSVQLANLSLRGAIQPHTLIRSSQPPGSAATPLSRPLTVSVRLPNPAKIPISLPSPVPDSVPLRNPAPVSVTFSNSAPVSVPLRNPVPVSVPLRNPAPVSVPLRNPAPVSVPLRNPAPVSVTFSNSPPVSVPLRNPAPVSVTFSNSAPVSVPLRNPAPVSVTFSNSAPVSVPLRNPAAVSVTFSNSSPGPVPLHPVPASLPFSNSAPVTVRLNMLTPAPANIPLAASIPSQVASGATEPLKILGLYVNCSQELALQQRLNKSWRSKGLFFCRQCGAVSRQPSLGVRHRYLHRGSRRHRCHCGRTFLRRLHLLRHHVQHAEATRFVCAPCGRTFAGAHCLARHKQGRGDRGRKRKRVRKDCQTPFSCDCGQLFQRPTAFLWHKLKNHKSKVELDYRATK, from the exons ATGGAGGTGATTTCTGACCCCGAGGTTTTCCTGGACATGGATGTGGCAGCAGAGGAGGTGGTGATGGAGGATGAGGTTGGAGCTGAGGTGGTGCTTCAGGCCAGTGTGGATGACGTGAACAGAGTGCATTCTCTG GACTTGCTCAGTCCATCAAATCTTGAGCAATTATGGTACCCTGAGGACTCCAGCGAGGATGAACATGGCTTTGAAGAACACAGGCTGGCTCAGAGTGAAAAGGACAACATGGGTGCAAGCTGCTACCAGGACGGCTGTCTATGCTGGGAATGCGGCAAGTGCTTCCAGTCTTTGCAAATGTTGATGCAGCATTTCCGCACACATAAGGCGCAGGTGCGCTGCAACATGTGCCGTGTGACTTTCCGACGGATGGTGTCACTTAGCTTGCACCTAGAAAATGTCCACAACAACATCGTTCTCTACTGCACTGCCTGTCACCTGGCTTTTAAAAGCAAGTGGGAGTTCAACAAGCACCTTGAGAAGCATAGTGGTTTCGAGTTGACTCCAGTGGTGGTGGGATCTCTTCCAAAGTCATACACAAGTTCTGAGATTAGCGAAGAGATCAAGTCCGAGCTTGGGGGCTTAGCCACCAAATTGGAAAATTGTGAGACCGACTCATTCAGTATTCCACCTGGGGAGAATCTGAGAAACTCCATCCAGGAGTCCAGTTCGCTGCCTGCTTTAGTGGCTAAAGACCATGCATACGAAAACAGAACAGACAATGGAACAGTTACCACCAACTATGCGCTACGTGTGCGCCATACGAAAACTGTCACCATGGTCTTTCCTCGTGAAAGTTTGCCTGAGAGTGCCCACCAGAAGAAGGTCCAGTTCTTTGTGTTCCGCAATGTGGACCGGGACCAGGAGGGGACTGAGGAGGGAGGACTAGATGAGAGGGAGGAAGTGTTGCAGGAAGAAGGGGAGGAAAAGGATGTTAAACCAGATCCCTCTTCTTTAATTCCCCCACTTCCTGAGACCTTAGTGTCCTCTGGCTGTAAAAACCCAAACAGCCAAGTCAAGCAGGAAGGCGTGATATCTGACAGTAGAGCCTTGATGTGGGAGGGAGCTCcagtggaggaggaggatgagttTCTGGATGATAACCATAGTGATGGAGGTCAGTCTGTGCATTCCCAAAATTCAGACTCTGATTCAGACGTGTCTGAGTCCTCCACAGAATCTATCAGTAGTGGTAACTCCAGCGGTTCCTCCTACCATCCTCCCCAGCGCAGGGTGAGAAAATGCAACAAGAAGGTTGCCGTTTGTTCCATCTGTAATACCTTCTTTCCTGACACCAATGCCTTGATCGATCACAATGTCAGAACCCACCCGTCTATCAAGCCCTCTCGCATGTATGTCTGTGACTCCTGCCGTGAGGTCTTCCCACAGCAGGATATCTATAGGAGCCATCAGTGCCCCATGAAGACTACCACCAAAAACCAAACACTGCTATCTGTGCCTGCATCAACCTCAAATTTTTTTCCTGACCCTGCTTCTACCCCCACCACTACAAGTGACCCAaatgcgtcttcttggaaagaCATCACGTCCATCCCTGTGATGACCTCTCGTTTGAGACCAGCTGTTACTTCAACAGCCATGAGCATTAACTTGGTGACGTCTTCTAGCAGCCTTGTCTCCATCCCCAGCTCTAATCAAGGATCCTGCGATGTTGCCGTTCGAGAGCCTGTGCGCTTGTCTGTTCCCTGCCCTCTTCAGAACCCCACGTTAGTCTGTCCCGTCTCAATGTCAAGTGGCTCTGGTCTTCAGTTGCCAAGCATTATGCTGCCAAGCTCTGCACCATCCTCTCAGTCAGCCTCCATGCCCGTTATGGCCACTGTCGTTCTTAGTGGCAGCAATGCAGTGGGCAGAGTGGCACGGGTTGTCCTGCAATCTCAAGGTCTTGCTTTTCCAACACCAACTTTGACACAAACAGTATCCCCAAAACAGCCTGTAAGTCTTTCTTCTGTGCCCAGTCAGGTTAAGACTGTAAACCAGACTCAAGCTTTGCCATCAGTGCAACTTGCTAACCTTTCACTGAGAGGTGCGATTCAGCCCCACACACTCATCAGATCGTCCCAGCCACCTGGCTCAGCTGCCACTCCTCTCTCCCGTCCACTCACTGTTTCTGTTCGTCTCCCTAACCCAGCCAAAATTCCAATCTCCCTCCCTAGTCCAGTTCCAGATTCTGTCCCTCTTCGTAACCCAGCTCCGGTCTCTGTTACTTTTTCTAATTCAGCCCCAGTTTCTGTCCCTCTTCGTAACCCAGTCCCAGTTTCTGTCCCTCTTCGTAACCCAGCCCCAGTTTCTGTCCCTCTTCGTAACCCAGCCCCAGTTTCTGTCCCTCTTCGTAACCCAGCCCCAGTCTCTGTCACCTTCTCTAATTCGCCACCAGTTTCTGTCCCTCTTCGTAACCCAGCTCCGGTCTCTGTCACTTTCTCTAATTCGGCCCCAGTTTCTGTCCCTCTTCGTAACCCAGCTCCGGTCTCTGTCACCTTCTCTAATTCAGCCCCAGTTTCTGTTCCTCTTCGTAACCCAGCCGCAGTCTCAGTCACTTTCTCTAATTCGTCCCCAGGTCCTGTCCCTCTTCACCCGGTTCCTGCCTCTCTTCCATTCTCTAACTCTGCTCCAGTCACAGTCCGATTAAACATGCTAACCCCTGCCCCTGCTAACATTCCGCTTGCAGCCTCCATACCCTCACAGGTGGCTTCTGGTGCTACGGAGCCCCTGAAAATCTTGGGCCTTTATGTCAACTGCAGCCAGGAACTTGCCCTGCAGCAACGGCTTAACAAAAGCTGGCGATCCAAGGGTCTTTTCTTCTGCCGCCAGTGTGGTGCCGTCTCACGGCAGCCATCTCTGGGCGTGCGGCATCGCTACCTTCACCGTGGCTCTCGTCGACACCGCTGCCACTGTGGCCGGACTTTCCTGCGCCGGCTCCATCTCCTCCGCCACCACGTCCAACACGCTGAAGCCACCAGATTTGTCTGTGCCCCATGTGGCCGGACGTTCGCTGGTGCTCACTGCCTGGCCCGACATAAGCAGGGTCGAGGAGATAGGGGTAGGAAGCGGAAGAGGGTAAGAAAAGACTGCCAGACTCCATTCTCCTGTGACTGTGGTCAGCTCTTCCAAAGACCAACAGCTTTTCTGTGGCACAAACTAAAGAATCATAAGTCTAAAGTGGAATTAGACTACAGAGCCACTAAATAG
- the si:dkey-79d12.4 gene encoding uncharacterized protein si:dkey-79d12.4 isoform X4 codes for MPERTEKEMEVISDPEVFLDMDVAAEEVVMEDEVGAEVVLQASVDDVNRVHSLDLLSPSNLEQLWYPEDSSEDEHGFEEHRLAQSEKDNMGASCYQDGCLCWECGKCFQSLQMLMQHFRTHKAQVRCNMCRVTFRRMVSLSLHLENVHNNIVLYCTACHLAFKSKWEFNKHLEKHSGFELTPVVVGSLPKSYTSSEISEEIKSELGGLATKLENCETDSFSIPPGENLRNSIQESSSLPALVAKDHAYENRTDNGTVTTNYALRVRHTKTVTMVFPRESLPESAHQKKVQFFVFRNVDRDQEGTEEGGLDEREEVLQEEGEEKDVKPDPSSLIPPLPETLVSSGCKNPNSQVKQEGVISDSRALMWEGAPVEEEDEFLDDNHSDGGQSVHSQNSDSDSDVSESSTESISSGNSSGSSYHPPQRRVRKCNKKVAVCSICNTFFPDTNALIDHNVRTHPSIKPSRMYVCDSCREVFPQQDIYRSHQCPMKTTTKNQTLLSVPASTSNFFPDPASTPTTTSDPNASSWKDITSIPVMTSRLRPAVTSTAMSINLVTSSSSLVSIPSSNQGSCDVAVREPVRLSVPCPLQNPTLVCPVSMSSGSGLQLPSIMLPSSAPSSQSASMPVMATVVLSGSNAVGRVARVVLQSQGLAFPTPTLTQTVSPKQPVSLSSVPSQVKTVNQTQALPSVQLANLSLRGAIQPHTLIRSSQPPGSAATPLSRPLTVSVRLPNPAKIPISLPSPVPDSVPLRNPAPVSVTFSNSAPVSVPLRNPVPVSVPLRNPAPVSVPLRNPAPVSVPLRNPAPVSVTFSNSPPVSVPLRNPAPVSVTFSNSAPVSVPLRNPAPVSVTFSNSAPVSVPLRNPAAVSVTFSNSSPGPVPLHPVPASLPFSNSAPVTVRLNMLTPAPANIPLAASIPSQVASGATEPLKILGLYVNCSQELALQQRLNKSWRSKGLFFCRQCGAVSRQPSLGVRHRYLHRGSRRHRCHCGRTFLRRLHLLRHHVQHAEATRFVCAPCGRTFAGAHCLARHKQGRGDRGRKRKRVRKDCQTPFSCDCGQLFQRPTAFLWHKLKNHKSKVELDYRATK; via the exons ATGCCAGAGAG GACAGAGAAGGAAATGGAGGTGATTTCTGACCCCGAGGTTTTCCTGGACATGGATGTGGCAGCAGAGGAGGTGGTGATGGAGGATGAGGTTGGAGCTGAGGTGGTGCTTCAGGCCAGTGTGGATGACGTGAACAGAGTGCATTCTCTG GACTTGCTCAGTCCATCAAATCTTGAGCAATTATGGTACCCTGAGGACTCCAGCGAGGATGAACATGGCTTTGAAGAACACAGGCTGGCTCAGAGTGAAAAGGACAACATGGGTGCAAGCTGCTACCAGGACGGCTGTCTATGCTGGGAATGCGGCAAGTGCTTCCAGTCTTTGCAAATGTTGATGCAGCATTTCCGCACACATAAGGCGCAGGTGCGCTGCAACATGTGCCGTGTGACTTTCCGACGGATGGTGTCACTTAGCTTGCACCTAGAAAATGTCCACAACAACATCGTTCTCTACTGCACTGCCTGTCACCTGGCTTTTAAAAGCAAGTGGGAGTTCAACAAGCACCTTGAGAAGCATAGTGGTTTCGAGTTGACTCCAGTGGTGGTGGGATCTCTTCCAAAGTCATACACAAGTTCTGAGATTAGCGAAGAGATCAAGTCCGAGCTTGGGGGCTTAGCCACCAAATTGGAAAATTGTGAGACCGACTCATTCAGTATTCCACCTGGGGAGAATCTGAGAAACTCCATCCAGGAGTCCAGTTCGCTGCCTGCTTTAGTGGCTAAAGACCATGCATACGAAAACAGAACAGACAATGGAACAGTTACCACCAACTATGCGCTACGTGTGCGCCATACGAAAACTGTCACCATGGTCTTTCCTCGTGAAAGTTTGCCTGAGAGTGCCCACCAGAAGAAGGTCCAGTTCTTTGTGTTCCGCAATGTGGACCGGGACCAGGAGGGGACTGAGGAGGGAGGACTAGATGAGAGGGAGGAAGTGTTGCAGGAAGAAGGGGAGGAAAAGGATGTTAAACCAGATCCCTCTTCTTTAATTCCCCCACTTCCTGAGACCTTAGTGTCCTCTGGCTGTAAAAACCCAAACAGCCAAGTCAAGCAGGAAGGCGTGATATCTGACAGTAGAGCCTTGATGTGGGAGGGAGCTCcagtggaggaggaggatgagttTCTGGATGATAACCATAGTGATGGAGGTCAGTCTGTGCATTCCCAAAATTCAGACTCTGATTCAGACGTGTCTGAGTCCTCCACAGAATCTATCAGTAGTGGTAACTCCAGCGGTTCCTCCTACCATCCTCCCCAGCGCAGGGTGAGAAAATGCAACAAGAAGGTTGCCGTTTGTTCCATCTGTAATACCTTCTTTCCTGACACCAATGCCTTGATCGATCACAATGTCAGAACCCACCCGTCTATCAAGCCCTCTCGCATGTATGTCTGTGACTCCTGCCGTGAGGTCTTCCCACAGCAGGATATCTATAGGAGCCATCAGTGCCCCATGAAGACTACCACCAAAAACCAAACACTGCTATCTGTGCCTGCATCAACCTCAAATTTTTTTCCTGACCCTGCTTCTACCCCCACCACTACAAGTGACCCAaatgcgtcttcttggaaagaCATCACGTCCATCCCTGTGATGACCTCTCGTTTGAGACCAGCTGTTACTTCAACAGCCATGAGCATTAACTTGGTGACGTCTTCTAGCAGCCTTGTCTCCATCCCCAGCTCTAATCAAGGATCCTGCGATGTTGCCGTTCGAGAGCCTGTGCGCTTGTCTGTTCCCTGCCCTCTTCAGAACCCCACGTTAGTCTGTCCCGTCTCAATGTCAAGTGGCTCTGGTCTTCAGTTGCCAAGCATTATGCTGCCAAGCTCTGCACCATCCTCTCAGTCAGCCTCCATGCCCGTTATGGCCACTGTCGTTCTTAGTGGCAGCAATGCAGTGGGCAGAGTGGCACGGGTTGTCCTGCAATCTCAAGGTCTTGCTTTTCCAACACCAACTTTGACACAAACAGTATCCCCAAAACAGCCTGTAAGTCTTTCTTCTGTGCCCAGTCAGGTTAAGACTGTAAACCAGACTCAAGCTTTGCCATCAGTGCAACTTGCTAACCTTTCACTGAGAGGTGCGATTCAGCCCCACACACTCATCAGATCGTCCCAGCCACCTGGCTCAGCTGCCACTCCTCTCTCCCGTCCACTCACTGTTTCTGTTCGTCTCCCTAACCCAGCCAAAATTCCAATCTCCCTCCCTAGTCCAGTTCCAGATTCTGTCCCTCTTCGTAACCCAGCTCCGGTCTCTGTTACTTTTTCTAATTCAGCCCCAGTTTCTGTCCCTCTTCGTAACCCAGTCCCAGTTTCTGTCCCTCTTCGTAACCCAGCCCCAGTTTCTGTCCCTCTTCGTAACCCAGCCCCAGTTTCTGTCCCTCTTCGTAACCCAGCCCCAGTCTCTGTCACCTTCTCTAATTCGCCACCAGTTTCTGTCCCTCTTCGTAACCCAGCTCCGGTCTCTGTCACTTTCTCTAATTCGGCCCCAGTTTCTGTCCCTCTTCGTAACCCAGCTCCGGTCTCTGTCACCTTCTCTAATTCAGCCCCAGTTTCTGTTCCTCTTCGTAACCCAGCCGCAGTCTCAGTCACTTTCTCTAATTCGTCCCCAGGTCCTGTCCCTCTTCACCCGGTTCCTGCCTCTCTTCCATTCTCTAACTCTGCTCCAGTCACAGTCCGATTAAACATGCTAACCCCTGCCCCTGCTAACATTCCGCTTGCAGCCTCCATACCCTCACAGGTGGCTTCTGGTGCTACGGAGCCCCTGAAAATCTTGGGCCTTTATGTCAACTGCAGCCAGGAACTTGCCCTGCAGCAACGGCTTAACAAAAGCTGGCGATCCAAGGGTCTTTTCTTCTGCCGCCAGTGTGGTGCCGTCTCACGGCAGCCATCTCTGGGCGTGCGGCATCGCTACCTTCACCGTGGCTCTCGTCGACACCGCTGCCACTGTGGCCGGACTTTCCTGCGCCGGCTCCATCTCCTCCGCCACCACGTCCAACACGCTGAAGCCACCAGATTTGTCTGTGCCCCATGTGGCCGGACGTTCGCTGGTGCTCACTGCCTGGCCCGACATAAGCAGGGTCGAGGAGATAGGGGTAGGAAGCGGAAGAGGGTAAGAAAAGACTGCCAGACTCCATTCTCCTGTGACTGTGGTCAGCTCTTCCAAAGACCAACAGCTTTTCTGTGGCACAAACTAAAGAATCATAAGTCTAAAGTGGAATTAGACTACAGAGCCACTAAATAG